The uncultured Bacteroides sp. DNA segment TATTATAAGTATATATAAACCAAGTAATAAGTGTAAGACTAAAAGAGATAATTAAGAAATACAGAAAGGCACGATACGTAAAATAAGGGCTCAGTAAAAAGATAAAAATAACATCCCCCCAACCAATAGCCTCTTTCTTTTTGAAACGAAAATGCATGTATACCTTTAGCACACCTCCTATCAGTAGCAAAATGGCCGTATTGATTAGCATATTCCATCCGGTGAACGACAGACCGAATTTATAAATACTTAGCCCTATTTGTATTCCTCCAAAAAACAAGAGATGCCATAAGAGCACATAACGATGACGAAAATCCCATATAATCAACACAAGCAGAGGTAATAGTATGAAAAGTTCCATAAGCTCTAATCTTTTGTTACTTCAACCATTTTTTTATTCTGATCTACCTCCCAAACATTATAAATGCCGTCCTGATCAAAGTCAACCACAGAAGTAGCCGTAGCACGATATCCATTCTCCCCCGCTTCCACTATTTCTATAAGATAATTAGCATTTCCACCATCGGTCACCAACGGCTGTTGCTCAAAACCAACCTCTTCCAAAGATGCTGAATATTTGGAGTACGTATAGAAATAAGTTTTTTCCAAAGAATGGAGAAAGATGAGCTGTTGCTGTGCTTCTACACTCTTCGCCCGAGAAATCAATGGCATCAGATTAGGTAATGCAATAAGAACCAAAATTCCTATTATAACAATAACGACTAGTAGCTCCGGCAGAGAGAAAGCCTTAAAGCGATGTTTCAATATTTGCTTGTGATTCATATCGATTGATTTACACTTTTTACAACTACACAAAAATATGCATTACAAACCAAAAGTTATGTTATCACAACGTTATCAATCGCTTTTCTCAATGTTATTTTTTTAAGTAAGAAAAACAGAAAATATCAATGATAAATCACTAATAATCAAATGATTAACACCGAATCCTATGTTAACAAGACATTAGCCCAATGTTAACAGAATGTTACCAGAAGAGTTTGTTTCCAAAGAACTAGTACACTGATTTGATTTCTTCTCGGCGATATTCACTCTTTTTAAAGAAAAACGGATAAGCGATCTGCTTGTCTCTGGCAATCTTTACATTATATAAAGTCCCGGCATAAATACCATTTTCAGGAAGATAATAGCACTCTTTTACGTAGACAGCACCCAAAAGTGTTCCATTAATATCAGCAATTCCATCCACATAAAGCAATCCGTGAAATACCGCATCAGATTCCTGACGGTAATTGGAGTCAACCGTAAGACTGTTCCCTCTTTCAACGCTCCCAAAAACAATGGCATACCCCTCCACGCAACTCTTACTACCTATATTCAGATAAGTTTTACTCTCATTCCCTTTCAAGTAGATTCCCGAAGGATAGCGCAACTGAACGTGTTCTTTCAGAATCACCGTGTCACTGGCTAAAATCTGTAGCGACCCAACGAAGCCGGCCTCTACAATCACTTTTCTGGCAACTAAAATAACATCACTTACTACAGATTCTTTGGATATCGTCACCTCATCGGCATAAAGCATCAGGTTTCCCCGCAAAACCAAACCTTCGGTCGTTCGAGGTAAAGCAAACCGTGATGTTTCCTCTTTGAAACTATAGTATTGCTTTGTTTTGTCGTCTTGTGAAGGAAAAGAAGATACTTTTTCCCATTTACGCAAGCTTTCAATTTGCTTAAGATAAACAGAGTCGACATCAGGGAGCTCCTTCTCGGCAAGGTGAATATCAGAATTATCTATTTCCTTACCGGAAAAGGGAGTATTGCCCAACTGAATATTGTTTATACCATTGATTGGAGCAAATACAGGCCCATCAATCCGAGTTGTTCCTGCCAGCGACAATGCCATATCACGACTGCAAACCCATAGCGCCGCCTCTTCTTCACAATCCTGAGTCTTTCCTAGCAGTCGAATCGAATGATAGTCATTGCTTATTGAATGAACACAAACAGATTCATAGAACCCCCAAGGCCTTATTGCAAAGTGAACAACCGAAGACGGTTCATCTTTGTATAACTGATATTCATAATTGCTATTCTCTAAAGAAGAAACCAGAGAACTATCGTTATCATACAAAACAAAAGCCGAGTTCAAATTCTCTTTCTGCTGTCTTTTTGAATGATAGTTTGCATAGAATAAAGCATTTATGTCGAAGAGAGTAAATGCAAACAACACAAATAAGCATACCAGAACACTAATCACCATGACTGTAGGAAGAGCTGAAGCTTTTAATTTTTTCATTTTGATTATACAATTATCACTACCGACAAATGTAACGTTTTCAAGCAAGTTTATAAAACACATCTTTCAATATTAACGTAAAGATAACATTGGGCATTGAAATGATAACGTTCCGGTAACGTAGTATTTGATAAAAAGTTCATAAATTCACTTACGGAACACGAACAGACGTTTCGTATACATAACCCCCTTTAAAGCCTGTAGAAAGGAGAATAGAAAGAATGACCGTTAAGATTTTCACTGTTTAAAGAAAGTATTTATGATTAAAATAATATCATCTGCCGATTTCTATGTTAACGTTAGGTTAACGTTGCGTTAACCTAGCGTTAACATAGAAATCAGTCTAATAATTGAAAATATGAATAAACTTTTTTATCTAATTCT contains these protein-coding regions:
- a CDS encoding prepilin-type N-terminal cleavage/methylation domain-containing protein, encoding MNHKQILKHRFKAFSLPELLVVIVIIGILVLIALPNLMPLISRAKSVEAQQQLIFLHSLEKTYFYTYSKYSASLEEVGFEQQPLVTDGGNANYLIEIVEAGENGYRATATSVVDFDQDGIYNVWEVDQNKKMVEVTKD